Within Raphanus sativus cultivar WK10039 unplaced genomic scaffold, ASM80110v3 Scaffold1254, whole genome shotgun sequence, the genomic segment ttaaaaagaaaaaaaatcttcattacTTTGATAAGAaacatatcttttaaaaaaaaaaatcttcactagtctaataaaagaaacatatattttttaaaaattataaatcttcaCTAGtctaaaataagaaacaatttttttataaaataaaattttttatcttcattactttaataacaaaacatatcttttaaaaaaaatatatatatatcttcactAGTTTTAAAATGACAAAGAGAggtagagagatagagagaagatATCTTGATACTTGTAGTCTATGTAATAAAATGACTAAGAGAAATAGAGATTGATAGTTGAGTGTATACTTGTCTTGATAGTTGTCTTCAAAGTTGTCTTGACAGGGTTATGTCGAGAGCTAGAGAGAAGAGTAGAGTAAAGAAGagtaaaggaaaaagagtaaagactgAGCAAAGTCGAGAGTAGTATGTTGACAGTAGAGGAAATAGTAGAGTAAAGAAGAGTGAAGAGTGAGCAAATTTAAGAAACAAACACATGCTTAATATATAGAGTAGGCAGAGTGGATACAAGTTCAATGTGGTTGCTACCCGTGAGCAACCAAACAAGTACAAAGTTAAACATAAAGACAAGTACATTCCCGTGAATTGAAATGAAGTGTAGACAGAAACAAAACACTACACTTTCCCGTGACACAACCATAAAgctaaacataataaaacaagTGCATTCCCTTCCTTCCTGCCAGACAACTTGAACTCCACCCCGTGACCTGCAAcagaaagaaaacaagaaactaAATGAAACAGCAATCAATAGAAAACCGAAACAGCAACCAAAATAAAAGCAACATGAACCACAACAGCAAGCAACCACAACAGCAAGCAACCAAAACAGCAAGCAATCCAAACAACAATGTATATCTATCAACCTATCAACATGAACCACAACAGCAAGCAACCAAAATAAAAGCCAACAGGAAGCACAAACCCATCTCAAATCATTTCAGAAATGAGTTTGTCTATGAGTGTGATTTCCTTTGCAGATAGATGGGTAGGGTCTTTGGCAAGGAGACGCTCTAGGACTTTCTGTTGCTGTATCTCCTTTTTCACAGCAAGCATGCTATGTATCTCATCGTAACCTGCCTCTTGCGTTTGGCTGCTTTGCAAGCCTTGACACCAGGAGGCCGAACCTCCGCACCTTCCTCCTCAGCCACCACCTCTGCAGCTTCCTTACTTTTCTCTTTGGGACCTTCTTTGGGAACACCGAGTGATTTCCATTTTTGATCGAACCGAAGTTCCCTCCAACAATGTTCAAGTGTGAACTTGATGCCAAGGTCATTGAAGAAGATGTCATGGGCAGCCTTCATGACATCATTCTCGTTTTGGCCACTCGCTTGCTCCCTCACTGCTGCTTCATAGCACCCCACAAACTTGCACACCTGCTCATTGATTCTTCCCCACCTCTGCTTACACTGACTCCATTCTCTAGGAACGGCGCCACTGAGCACAGGGCTTGCGTTGACGTAATCCACTATGCGCTTCCAAAACGCTCCGGCCTTCTGGTCAGTGCTCATGATGGCATCCTTGCTGGTGTTCAACCAAGCGCTGATGAGCACAACGTCTCTTTGATTGACCACTTTTTTCTTTGAAGAGAGGTTTGGGAGGTTTGGGGAGGATGTTccattttggtttcggtttgggtttgatatgtgtgtgttttacaTGAGGATTTGCTATCTTTTTAACTAGTTTTGGCTACTACATTAAACTCTAACAACCAAACATTCATTAGACAACAACTCTCTATCGCAAATGCATTAAACTCTAACAATCAAATCACAGCAACCAACCACAAAACAGATACAATTTATTATCGTTATTAAGAGAACTAGTTCTACTTGTACTTGTACTTTAAAGTTTTAGTTGTATTTTAAACTTGtagttttagttaatttataGAC encodes:
- the LOC130503947 gene encoding glutathione S-transferase T2-like, producing the protein MSTDQKAGAFWKRIVDYVNASPVLSGAVPREWSQCKQRWGRINEQVCKFVGCYEAAVREQASGQNENDVMKAAHDIFFNDLGIKFTLEHCWRELRFDQKWKSLGVPKEGPKEKSKEAAEVVAEEEGAEVRPPGVKACKAAKRKRQVDRYTLLFGLLAVLVACCCGHGVEFKLSGRKEGNALVLLCLALWLCHGKV